The DNA sequence ATGTCGCGGTCGGCCGCCAGGTCCGGGGCGAACCGGTCGACGTTGGTCTTGTCGCGGCCGAAGAGCCAGCCCATGTGGGCGTGCCAGAACCCGCGGGCGAGCGCCACCGCGGAGGTGCCGAACAGCCACGGCGAGTGCGGGTCGCCCTCGCGGTCGGAGAAGGCGTGGTGCCGGCGGTGGTCGGCGACCCAGCCGATCACCGGGCCCTGGGCGGCGAGGCCGCCGGCGATGGCCAGCGCGATCCGCAGCGCCCGCTTCGCGCGGAACGCGCCGTGGGTGAAGTAGCGGTGGTAGCCGACGGTGATCCCGAGCGTCGACACGACGAAGAACCCGCCGCCGATGGCCAGGTCCAGCCAGCTGACGCCCCAGCCCCAGAACACCGGGACGGCCGCGGCGAGCGCGAGGAAGGGGACCAGCAGGAACGTGCGGATGGTGATCAGCTCGGCGACGGTCTGGCGGCCGGAGAGGACGGGTTTGGGTATCGAACGGGGAGCCTTCACGGAGGCGGTCATGCACTACTCGATTCGAGGATCTCGGCGCGCGGGACCTGGTCCTCGCGCGGGGGCCGGGGAAGTGAGCACCCGGCGATCAGCGGTCTGCGGTGGGCCGGGCTCGTCGCCGCTCCTGCCGGCGATCGGCCTCGGTCGCGAGAGCGCGGCCGGCCGGACGCCGGCTCGAGGGGATGCTCTCGACACCGTCCACGTTACCTGATCGTTGTGAGAGCGCAGTGTGGCCGCGCACGAAGAAGGCCCCCGCCCGGTGGGGGCGGGGGCCTTCGGGTGCCTCGTGGCTCAGATGACGCTTACGCGCTGGGCCTGCGGGCCCTTCTGGCCCTGGCCGATTTCGAACTCGACGCGCTGGCCCTCGTCGAGCGACTTGAAGCCGGTGCCCTGGATCTCGGAGTAGTGGACGAACACGTCCGGGCCCCCGCCGTCCTGGGCGATGAAGCCGAAGCCCTTTTCACCGTTGAACCACTTGACACTGCCCTGAGCCATACCTATACCCACTCTTTGTTAGTGAGCCGGTGCACCCCGTTCGGACGCCCCGGTCTCGGGACCATTCTCGCACTACTGCCCGTACCCGGGTCAAACCCCCCAGTCAGGCCGCAGCGGCAGGCCCATCCCGCCCGCGCTGTCGGTGCGCACGCCCAGGACCTGGTGCAGCTCGATCTCCCGTCGTTCGAAGGCCAGCCGGCAGGCCGCGAGGTAGAGCGCCCACACGCGGCTGCGCCCGGCGCCGGCCTCGCCGACGGCCTCGTCCCAGTGCTCGTCGAGGTTCGCGCACCACCCGGCCAGCGTCAGCGCGTAGTGCTCCCGGAGGTTCTCCGAGTGCCGCACCTCCAGGCCGCTGTCGTGCATCGCCGTGACGATCTCACCAGGGGCTTCCAGCTCGCCGTCCGGGAAGACGTAGCGGTCGATGAACCCGCGCGAGCGGTGGGCGACGCTGGTGTCCGGGTTGGTGATGCAGTGGTTGAGCAGCCGTCCGTGCGGCTTGAGCTTGCCGGCCAGGAAGCGGAAGTAGCCGGGCACGTTGCGCGCCCCGATGTGCTCGGTCAGGCCGATCGAGGAGATCGCGTCGAACCCCGTTTCGGTGACGTCCCGGTAGTCCAGGTGGCGGATCTCGGCGCGGTCGGCCAGGCCGAGGGCGACGACGTTCTTCTGCGCCCACTGCGCTTGTTCACGCGAAAGTGTGACACCGAGCGCTTCGACGCCGTAGTGCCGGACGGCGTGCGCGACCATCCCGCCCCAGCCGCAGCCGACGTCGAGCAGCCGCATCCCGGGCTTGAGGCCGAGCTTGCGGCAGACCAGGTCGAACTTGTTGGCCTGCGCCTCCTCCAGCGAGGCGTCCGCGGTCGGGAACACCGCGCAGGTGTAGGCCATCGAGGGACCGAGGACGAGCTCGTAGAAGCGGTTCGAGACGTCGTAGTGGCTGGCGATGGCCTCGCTGTCGCGCTCCTTCGAGTGCCGCAGCGCCGTCAGCCCGCGGCGGAACCGGCTCGGGTGCTCCTCGGCGGGCGGCTTGACCAGCCGCAGGTGGCCGGGGCCGAGCTTGCGCAGCAGCCACAGCCGGTCGGCCGGCGTCAGCTGGTCGACCTGGGCCGACAGCGCGTGCAGCGCGGTGTACAGGTCGCCGGAGACCTCCAGCGCGCCGGCGACGTACGCGCGGGCCAGGCCGAGGTCGCCGGGGGAGGACATGAGGTAGTCGAGCGCCAGCGGCGAGCACACCCGGATGGCCACGGGGGCGTCGGCGGGGCCGCTGCTGCTGCCGTCGTAGGCGGTGATCGACACGGTGGCGCGAGGGCCGAGGAGCCGCTCGAAGACCTCGCCGACCGTGGTGCTTGCCTGGGTCACGTTCGTTCCTTTCACCGGCGGCGGACGCATTTTTCGTAGAGGCCGAGCAGCCGCTCGCGCGGGTCGTAGGTCCGCTTGAGCTCGGAGTAGGCGTCGCCGTTGTAGAGCCGCCAGAACTCGTCTTCGGAGTAGAAGCTGTCCGAATAGAGCGACTTGTGCCCGCCGAGCCGGGTGACCTCGGCTTCGATCATCCGGTTGTGCACGCCGTCGCGCTCGCCGGGCGCCAGCGGCACCGCCGACCAGAACCCGAAGTTGACGTAGAGCTCGGCGGGGTCGAGTTCGTAGAGCGGCCAGCGCACGCCGCCGGGGCGCTGGCGCAGCGGGCAGATCCAGACGGGGCTGATCGGGATCTCCCGTTCGAAGAACTCGAGGAACTCCGCGGCCCGGGTGAGCGGCACCTCGATGTCCTGCACGATGGTTTCCTCCGGCGGCAGGCGCCGGAGCTTGAGCAGCCGTTCGGCGATCTTGAACCGGCGGTCGAGCGCGACGGCCTTCCAGTACACCGACGACCGGAGCAGGCGGCGGCCGAGCAGCAGCCGCGGCAGCCGGTGCTGGACGCCGAACGCGCGCGAGCACCAGAACCAGTCGGTGTCCCAGCGCCACAGATAGTCGCGGACGGTGAGGTGGTCGGTCTCGCGCCGCCGGATGGACCGGTAGTAGATGTCCAGCCAGGTGTAGTCGCTGGTCGACGGCGCGGAGTCGGTGAAGGTGCCGAGCGTCAGGTAGAGCTCGTCCGGACCGAAGACCGTGCCGTCGACGAAGTCCTGCTCGCCGTTCTCGCACACCTCGCCCAGCGCGCGGAAGAAGGTGTCCCGGTCGTGGTAGCGGACGTGGCGGAGCTCGACGAACGGTTTGACCGGTTCGAGCAGGATCCGCAGCCGCAGCGCGTAGCCGAGGGTG is a window from the Amycolatopsis sp. cg9 genome containing:
- a CDS encoding acyl-CoA desaturase, with protein sequence MTASVKAPRSIPKPVLSGRQTVAELITIRTFLLVPFLALAAAVPVFWGWGVSWLDLAIGGGFFVVSTLGITVGYHRYFTHGAFRAKRALRIALAIAGGLAAQGPVIGWVADHRRHHAFSDREGDPHSPWLFGTSAVALARGFWHAHMGWLFGRDKTNVDRFAPDLAADRDMRVVDRLFPLWVVVSLLLPALLGGLLTLSWWGALTAFLWAGLARISFQHHVTWSVNSICHMIGERPFASRDRSANFWPLAILSMGESWHNTHHADPTSARHGALRGQIDISARVIWLFEKLGWAWNVRWPTPKRLAALAR
- a CDS encoding cold-shock protein, which codes for MAQGSVKWFNGEKGFGFIAQDGGGPDVFVHYSEIQGTGFKSLDEGQRVEFEIGQGQKGPQAQRVSVI
- a CDS encoding class I SAM-dependent methyltransferase, with amino-acid sequence MRPPPVKGTNVTQASTTVGEVFERLLGPRATVSITAYDGSSSGPADAPVAIRVCSPLALDYLMSSPGDLGLARAYVAGALEVSGDLYTALHALSAQVDQLTPADRLWLLRKLGPGHLRLVKPPAEEHPSRFRRGLTALRHSKERDSEAIASHYDVSNRFYELVLGPSMAYTCAVFPTADASLEEAQANKFDLVCRKLGLKPGMRLLDVGCGWGGMVAHAVRHYGVEALGVTLSREQAQWAQKNVVALGLADRAEIRHLDYRDVTETGFDAISSIGLTEHIGARNVPGYFRFLAGKLKPHGRLLNHCITNPDTSVAHRSRGFIDRYVFPDGELEAPGEIVTAMHDSGLEVRHSENLREHYALTLAGWCANLDEHWDEAVGEAGAGRSRVWALYLAACRLAFERREIELHQVLGVRTDSAGGMGLPLRPDWGV
- a CDS encoding FAD-binding oxidoreductase, coding for MTIDQAGVPEARPGPAFPEHEARVDALRRQLTEISGEATVRLAKRTSNLFRSRAATRHPGLDVSGFSHVLRVDPATRTADVEGMVTYEQLVDATLPHGLMPLVVPQLKTITLGGAVTGLGIESSSFRNGMPHESVLELEVLTGDGRIVVATPDNEHQALFHGFPNSYGTLGYALRLRILLEPVKPFVELRHVRYHDRDTFFRALGEVCENGEQDFVDGTVFGPDELYLTLGTFTDSAPSTSDYTWLDIYYRSIRRRETDHLTVRDYLWRWDTDWFWCSRAFGVQHRLPRLLLGRRLLRSSVYWKAVALDRRFKIAERLLKLRRLPPEETIVQDIEVPLTRAAEFLEFFEREIPISPVWICPLRQRPGGVRWPLYELDPAELYVNFGFWSAVPLAPGERDGVHNRMIEAEVTRLGGHKSLYSDSFYSEDEFWRLYNGDAYSELKRTYDPRERLLGLYEKCVRRR